The genomic region TGCTTTCAGATAAATGAATGAAGCGACACCTAAACCCTTTTCTCTTTTAGACTAAATGTCCTCTGAATCAATCAATGCAAACTTGGGTAAAATAGATAcataaaagaattcaaacaatcaggttccattgccaaatattgcagaaaacaaaaaataacaaaagctCCAAACCATCTTGCTGTCATTTCTATGACAGCCTCCGCATGCAGGGAGCAGAGATGATCTGAAGTGCAGAGGAAAACTTAGGTCCGAATAAATCAGCTTTGAACTCCATCTGGTTGGAGATCTTTCAAAAGACCCACGATCTGTTGCATTGAAGGGCGCTTGAGAGATGATTCTGCAGTGCAAAGATACCCAATTCTCAAGGTCTCCAACATTAGATTCAAAGGGCCTGTATTAACCAATCTTGGATCCAATGCATTCTCACCCAGTTTCTCTCTTATCAGATATCGAACCCAACCAACCAAATCCTCACCAAAACCATCAGGAATGTCATATCCGCGAACCATTTTTCCTGTGACCAATTCCAGCAACACTATACCAAAACTATATACATCACCCTTTGCATATTCCTCAACTTCAGGTATGGAATGAAGGCGGTTCCCTTCTACAAGGTCTCTGATCCCAGCCTCTGCCACGTGGGGTTCAAAATGTCCATCTAATAAAACATTAGAGGAGCTTAAACTCCCATGGATTATAGGTGGGAAACATccatgatgaagaaaagcaagggCTCTAGCAATACCAAGAGCTATTTTGTGCCTGGTAAACCATCCCATCCGCTCTCCTGAAATTCTAGGTTGCTCCTCCTCCCATGTATCTGTACTCCAGTCTGCCTCGGGCTGCACTCCCGGAAGCTCGTGCAGCCATTGGTGAAGGTCCCCATTTTGCATGAATTCATAGATGAGCAATTTCTCCTTCCCTGCAATACAATAGCCCACAAGGGGCAATACGTTGGAATGCTTCAGGCGACCCAACGCATGAAGCTTGGATGTGGCCTCTTCCACATCGATATCCTTAGCCTGCTCTAGGACTTTGATTGCCACATGAAGATCCCCTGGCAGAATGGCTCTGTAAACAGGCCCGCTTTGCCCTTCAGCCATTTGGGAATCTTTGCTGAAGTGGCCAGTGAGGGCTAAAAGATCTGTGAAGGTGAGGTTCAGCAGAGGTTTTTCAAAAAGTATTACAGGAGCAGAAGTAGAATCCTTGATGTCTGCAACCCATGTGCCTGAATCTGTCTCAAATGAAAACGGTCCTTGCTCAGGTTCAATTATGGGAATCTCCATTTTGTAGGGGAATGAAGACCTGGACACAGACCAGTCTTTGGACAACGTTGGGCTACTCTTTTTTCTTCTGAGATAAAAAACAGAAAAGATCACCATTGTTATCATGATAACTGCAGCTGCTGCGGCTACAATACCTGCAATTGCAGGTTTTTTCAATTTATGCGATGATGACGACGGTTTTGATGGCTTGCGATAAATGGAACTTGGAATCAGGACTCCTTGCCGAGATGCATGGGAAGGGGCAGGAGCTGGGGCGCGTTTATTGCAGGGGATTTGCAGGGATTCACTACAGATTCCAGAATCAATGAAGGCTTGCCTcccaaatttttgcacatgctcTGCACTCAGGTTGCCTCTGAAATCGTTGCCAGACATATTTAGGTATTGTAGAGTTTCAAGCCACGGGAAATCGTTTGGGAAAAACCCAGTTAAGCTGTTGTCAGAAAGGTCCAGATATCGTAATGAGGGCATTTGAGCCAAAGACGAAATGTCTCCTCTGAGATTGTTATTAGAGAGATCCAGATATTGAAGGGAGTATAGGTATTTGGATCCAGAGGGTTCGGGGATCGAATCTATGCTATTACCAGCAAGAGAAATTGTGTTAATGTTCTGTAAACTGAAAAGTTCAGCAAGTACCTTGTTACCGGAGATTTGGTTGTGTGACAGGTCCAGCTCCCTGAGAGTTGAGAAGCCTGAGAGATTGAACCGGCTGTCATAGATCTTGAGCCGGTTAGAGGAGAGATTGAGGGTCTGCAAATGGGAGAATTGATGCCCAATCCTACTCCAGTCAAACATAAGCTTTCCTCCCAATTGGTTCATAGCCAGATTCAGTGTTTGGAGACTCTGGATTGTGAAAAGATCGCTTGTTATGGGCCCAGAGAGCGAATTGTGTGAGAGGTCTATGGTGCTGACCTGGCTCAATAGAGAGATCTTTCTCCAGTTCACAATCCCTGTGAGATTCCGAGATGCTAGAAATAATGATGGGATACTGTCACAACTGCTGTTGCTGCTGCAAATTTCTGAGAGTTTGAAACCATTAACTGAGCCAAATGCAtcttttaaaacatcaaaatcactaGCTGTAGCCCCTAAGTTGCTGGAGAGAAGAAGCAGAATTGATATTGAAAACATTGCGGATTCCATTGGAAtggaaagaagaaagagagctcctTTCACGGTCTAAAATGTCTTGCACACTGTACACTCCACTCTGTTTAGATCACAGAGTAGCGTTCGGCATTACGACACCCATTATATATATATCCTATCTCTGCATTCGAACCTTGTCTGAGAATAGAATCCCGTACCTTTCATCATCTAACACAACCAAATTCCTTCTGTGCTGTCTACTGTTAACAGTTCTGACATCCTCCAAAAATTAGAACTAAATTGGCTTCTCTTGCTTTAGAAATTTTGACTCTGTAGAATAGAGTGAAGCCCTAATGGATTCAACCATTTTTATAACCTTCATGTCCTCTAAGAAGGAAATCAAC from Cryptomeria japonica chromosome 3, Sugi_1.0, whole genome shotgun sequence harbors:
- the LOC131053328 gene encoding calmodulin-binding receptor kinase CaMRLK is translated as MESAMFSISILLLLSSNLGATASDFDVLKDAFGSVNGFKLSEICSSNSSCDSIPSLFLASRNLTGIVNWRKISLLSQVSTIDLSHNSLSGPITSDLFTIQSLQTLNLAMNQLGGKLMFDWSRIGHQFSHLQTLNLSSNRLKIYDSRFNLSGFSTLRELDLSHNQISGNKVLAELFSLQNINTISLAGNSIDSIPEPSGSKYLYSLQYLDLSNNNLRGDISSLAQMPSLRYLDLSDNSLTGFFPNDFPWLETLQYLNMSGNDFRGNLSAEHVQKFGRQAFIDSGICSESLQIPCNKRAPAPAPSHASRQGVLIPSSIYRKPSKPSSSSHKLKKPAIAGIVAAAAAVIMITMVIFSVFYLRRKKSSPTLSKDWSVSRSSFPYKMEIPIIEPEQGPFSFETDSGTWVADIKDSTSAPVILFEKPLLNLTFTDLLALTGHFSKDSQMAEGQSGPVYRAILPGDLHVAIKVLEQAKDIDVEEATSKLHALGRLKHSNVLPLVGYCIAGKEKLLIYEFMQNGDLHQWLHELPGVQPEADWSTDTWEEEQPRISGERMGWFTRHKIALGIARALAFLHHGCFPPIIHGSLSSSNVLLDGHFEPHVAEAGIRDLVEGNRLHSIPEVEEYAKGDVYSFGIVLLELVTGKMVRGYDIPDGFGEDLVGWVRYLIREKLGENALDPRLVNTGPLNLMLETLRIGYLCTAESSLKRPSMQQIVGLLKDLQPDGVQS